From Brassica oleracea var. oleracea cultivar TO1000 chromosome C3, BOL, whole genome shotgun sequence, a single genomic window includes:
- the LOC106329474 gene encoding ATPase 1, plasma membrane-type-like yields the protein MSGLENIKNENVDLEKIPIEEVFQLLKCTSEGLTTQEGDDRIQLFGPNKLEEKKESKILKFLGFMWNPLSWVMEAAAIMAIALANGDGRPPDWQDFVGIICLLVINSTISFIEENNAGNAAAALMAGLAPKTKVLRDGKWSEQEAAILVPGDIVSIKLGDIIPADARLLEGDPLKVDQSALTGESLPVTKHPGQEVYSGSTCKQGEIEAVVIATGVRTFFGKAAHLVDSTNQVGHFQKVLSSIGTFCICSIATGMVIEIIVMYGIQKRKYRDGIDNLLVLLIGGIPIAMPTVLSVTMAIGSHRLSQQGAITKRMTAIEELAGMDVLCSDKTGTLTLNKLSVDKDLVEVFCRGVEKGQVLLFAAMASRIENQDAIDAAMVNMLGDPREARAGIKEVHFLPFNPVDKRTALTYIDSDGNWHRVSKGAPEQILDLANARPALRQKALATINNYAERGLRSLAVARQLVPEKTKESSGGPWEFVGLLPLFDPPRHDSAETIRRALNLGVNVKMITGDQLAIGKETGRRLGMGTNMYPSAALLGTDRDSNMASVPIEELIEKADGFAGVFPEHKYEIVKKLQEMKHIVGMTGDGVNDAPALKKADIGIAVADATDAARGASDIVLTEPGLSVIISAVLTSRAIFQRMKNYTIYAVSITIRIVFGFMLIALIWEFDFSAFMVLIIAILNDGTIMTISKDRVKPSPTPDSWKLNEIFATGIVLGGYQAVMSVIFFWVIHKTDFCSDKFGVRSIRDNNDELMSAVYLQVSIISQALIFVTRSRSWSFVERPGALLMIAFVIAQLVATLIAVYADWTFAKVKGIGWGWAAVIWVYSILTYIPQDILKFAIRYILSGKAWVSMFDKRTALTTRRDYGAGERQAEWAREQRTQHGLQTRQEVNVFPENGGYRELSQIVEQAKKRAEIARLREIHTFKGHVESVAKLKGLDIDTSGHHYTL from the exons ATGTCAGGTCTCGAAAATATCAAGAACGAGAATGTTGATCTG GAAAAAATTCCAATTGAGGAAGTTTTCCAGCTGTTAAAATGTACAAGTGAAGGGTTAACGACGCAGGAAGGGGATGACAGGATCCAGTTATTTGGCCCCAACAAGCTCGAAGAGAAGAAG GAAAGCAAGATTCTCAAGTTTCTGGGGTTCATGTGGAATCCGCTTTCATGGGTTATGGAAGCTGCGGCTATCATGGCCATTGCTTTGGCCAATGGTGATGGCAGACCTCCGGATTGGCAAGATTTTGTTGGTATCATCTGTCTGCTTGTTATCAACTCCACTATCAGTTTCATTGAAGAAAACAATGCTGGTAATGCTGCAGCTGCTCTCATGGCTGGTCTTGCTCCTAAAACCAAG GTTCTTAGGGATGGAAAATGGAGTGAACAAGAAGCTGCTATACTTGTCCCAGGTGATATTGTTAGCATTAAACTTGGAGACATCATCCCAGCCGATGCCCGTCTTCTCGAAGGTGATCCTTTAAAGGTTGATCAGTCTGCTCTAACCGGAGAGTCTCTCCCTGTGACCAAGCACCCTGGTCAAGAAGTTTACTCTGGTTCAACTTGCAAGCAAGGAGAAATCGAAGCAGTTGTTATAGCTACAGGAGTCCGCACCTTCTTTGGCAAAGCTGCTCACCTTGTGGACAGCACTAACCAAGTTGGCCACTTCCAGAAAGTTCTCTCGTCCATTGGAACCTTCTGTATCTGCTCAATCGCTACCGGTATGGTGATCGAAATAATCGTCATGTACGGTATTCAAAAAAGGAAGTACAGAGATGGAATTGACAACCTCCTGGTCCTCTTGATTGGTGGTATCCCCATCGCTATGCCGACGGTGCTGTCCGTGACTATGGCTATTGGCTCTCACAGGCTGTCTCAGCAAGGTGCCATCACCAAACGTATGACTGCCATAGAAGAACTGGCGGGGATGGACGTCCTGTGCAGTGACAAAACCGGGACGCTAACACTCAATAAACTGAGTGTGGACAAAGACTTGGTCGAGGTTTTCTGCAGGGGAGTTGAGAAAGGTCAAGTCTTATTATTTGCAGCCATGGCTTCTAGGATTGAGAACCAGGATGCTATTGATGCAGCCATGGTTAATATGCTTGGTGATCCAAGGGAGGCCCGAGCTGGGATCAAGGAGGTTCACTTCCTTCCATTCAACCCTGTGGACAAGAGAACTGCTTTGACTTACATCGACTCTGATGGTAACTGGCATAGAGTCAGCAAAGGTGCTCCTGAGCAGATCCTCGATCTTGCTAATGCCAGGCCTGCCCTTAGGCAGAAGGCACTCGCTACTATTAACAACTACGCAGAGCGCGGTCTTAGGTCATTGGCAGTTGCTCGTCAG TTGGTCCCTGAGAAAACAAAAGAAAGCTCAGGTGGACCATGGGAGTTTGTTGGCTTGTTGCCTCTCTTTGACCCTCCAAGACATGACAGTGCTGAAACCATTCGTAGGGCTTTGAACCTTGGTGTTAACGTTAAGATGATTACTG GTGATCAACTTGCTATTGGTAAGGAAACTGGTCGCAGGCTTGGGATGGGAACCAATATGTATCCATCTGCGGCTCTTCTCGGTACCGACAGGGACTCAAACATGGCCTCCGTTCCTATTGAGGAGTTGATTGAGAAGGCTGATGGGTTTGCTGGCGTCTTTCCAG AGCACAAATATGAGATTGTGAAAAAGCTGCAAGAGATGAAACACATTGTTGGAATGACTGGTGATGGTGTCAATGATGCTCCTGCTTTGAAGAAAGCTGACATTGGTATTGCTGTGGCTGATGCTACTGATGCTGCTCGTGGTGCTTCTGATATTGTTCTCACCGAACCTGGTTTGAGTGTTATCATCAGTGCAGTGCTCACTAGCAGAGCTATCTTCCAGAGAATGAAGAACTATACA ATTTATGCAGTCTCAATCACAATCCGTATTGTC TTTGGTTTCATGCTCATTGCTCTGATATGGGAATTTGACTTCTCAGCCTTCATGGTTCTGATTATTGCCATCCTTAATGATG GTACTATCATGACAATCTCAAAGGATAGAGTCAAGCCATCTCCAACACCTGATAGCTGGAAGCTCAATGAAATCTTTGCCACTGGAATTGTGTTGGGAGGCTACCAAGCCGTTATGAGTGTGATTTTCTTCTGGGTGATTCACAAGACTGACTTCTGCTCG GACAAGTTTGGTGTGAGGTCAATCAGGGACAATAACGATGAACTAATGTCTGCTGTGTACCTACAAGTTAGTATCATCAGTCAAGCGCTTATATTCGTCACGAGGTCAAGGAGCTGGTCATTCGTTGAACGTCCTGGGGCGCTTCTGATGATTGCATTCGTCATTGCACAACTG GTTGCTACTTTGATTGCAGTGTATGCAGACTGGACTTTTGCAAAGGTGAAGGGTATAGGTTGGGGATGGGCTGCTGTGATTTGGGTTTACAGTATTTTAACATACATCCCACAAGACATTTTGAAGTTTGCCATTAGATACATCTTGAGTGGAAAGGCTTGGGTCAGCATGTTTGACAAAAGG ACCGCTTTGACGACCAGGAGAGATTACGGTGCTGGAGAAAGACAAGCTGAGTGGGCAAGAGAACAAAGGACGCAGCACGGTCTGCAGACAAGGCAAGAGGTCAACGTCTTCCCAGAGAATGGGGGTTACAGAGAGCTGTCTCAGATCGTTGAGCAAGCCAAGAAAAGGGCTGAGATAGCTAG GCTTAGGGAGATTCACACATTTAAGGGACATGTTGAATCAGTCGCAAAGCTAAAGGGCTTGGACATTGATACATCAGGACATCACTACACTCTGTAG